From Pandoraea norimbergensis, the proteins below share one genomic window:
- the urtC gene encoding urea ABC transporter permease subunit UrtC: MQTPNFLPPGITPSISLDVPSRARLLPKHVAPVLFAFVLAVLILVPVCALVLPPAHPLHLSAYAMTLVGKIMCYAIAALALDLVWGYCGILSLGHGLFFALGGYAMGMYLMRSIGRDGVYHSNLPDFMVFLDWKELPWYWTGTEHFAWAMFLVVALPGAVAWIFGYLAFRSRVKGVYLSIITQALTFAAMLLFYRNETGFGGNNGFTDFKRILGYSVTSANTRTVLFLITFAVLVGALLLCRALVVSKFGRVVTAIRDGESRAMFLGYRPLGYKLFVWTLSAMLCGIAGALYVPQVGIINPNEMAPVNSIEMAIWVAIGGRGSLIGAIVGAFLVNGAKSYFTAYFAEYWLFFLGAMFVLVPLLLPQGVIGLVTQLSRKRSPQAQHAPAHAEGDAPHPATGDRA, from the coding sequence ATGCAGACACCCAACTTTCTGCCTCCCGGCATCACGCCGTCGATCTCGCTCGACGTGCCGTCCCGCGCACGGCTGCTGCCAAAACATGTGGCGCCGGTGCTGTTCGCCTTCGTGCTCGCCGTGCTGATTCTCGTGCCGGTGTGTGCGCTAGTGCTGCCGCCAGCGCATCCGCTGCATTTGTCGGCGTACGCCATGACGCTGGTCGGCAAGATCATGTGCTACGCCATCGCCGCGCTAGCACTCGACCTCGTGTGGGGTTACTGCGGCATTCTGAGCCTCGGTCACGGCCTGTTCTTCGCGCTTGGCGGCTATGCGATGGGCATGTATCTGATGCGCTCCATCGGCCGCGACGGCGTATATCACAGCAACTTGCCCGACTTCATGGTGTTTCTCGATTGGAAGGAACTGCCGTGGTACTGGACGGGCACCGAGCACTTCGCTTGGGCGATGTTTCTCGTCGTGGCACTGCCCGGCGCGGTCGCATGGATCTTCGGTTATCTGGCGTTTCGCTCGCGGGTGAAGGGCGTGTATCTGTCGATCATCACGCAGGCCCTCACGTTCGCGGCAATGCTGCTCTTTTATCGCAACGAAACCGGCTTCGGCGGCAATAACGGCTTCACCGACTTCAAGCGCATTCTCGGCTACTCGGTAACGTCGGCCAACACGCGCACGGTGCTGTTCCTTATCACGTTCGCCGTGCTGGTCGGTGCCTTGCTGCTGTGCCGTGCGCTGGTCGTCTCGAAGTTCGGCCGCGTGGTGACCGCCATTCGCGACGGCGAGTCGCGGGCGATGTTTCTCGGCTATCGGCCGCTAGGCTACAAGCTCTTCGTCTGGACACTCTCGGCCATGCTGTGCGGTATCGCGGGCGCGCTGTACGTGCCGCAGGTCGGCATCATCAACCCCAACGAGATGGCCCCGGTGAACTCCATCGAAATGGCTATCTGGGTCGCCATCGGCGGACGTGGCTCGCTCATCGGCGCCATCGTCGGCGCGTTTCTCGTGAATGGCGCCAAGAGCTACTTCACGGCGTACTTCGCCGAGTACTGGCTGTTCTTCCTCGGCGCCATGTTCGTGCTCGTGCCGCTGTTGTTGCCGCAGGGCGTGATCGGGCTCGTGACACAGCTCTCGCGCAAGCGCAGCCCGCAGGCCCAGCACGCCCCGGCCCATGCCGAAGGCGACGCCCCGCACCCCGCCACCGGAGACCGCGCATGA
- the urtE gene encoding urea ABC transporter ATP-binding subunit UrtE — protein MLEIHALNQYYSGSHILRNVEFTVPDAQLTVLLGRNGVGKTTLLKCLMGVVPVKSGSIAWRGKTLTSAPPFARVATGLAYVPQGREIFPRLTVEENLLIGAASKPAREAKRGIPSHIYDLFPVLRDMKQRRGGDLSGGQQQQLAIGRALMSDPQLLILDEPTEGIQPSIIKDIGATLRRLVDERGMTVLLVEQYYDFALALADHYRVMSRGAIVASGLGKDMEADGVRHMVAV, from the coding sequence ATGCTCGAAATTCACGCACTCAATCAGTACTACAGCGGCAGCCACATCCTGCGCAACGTGGAGTTCACCGTGCCCGACGCGCAACTCACCGTACTGCTGGGCCGTAACGGTGTCGGCAAAACGACGCTGCTCAAATGCCTCATGGGTGTGGTGCCGGTGAAGTCGGGCAGCATCGCATGGCGTGGCAAGACCCTCACCTCGGCACCGCCCTTCGCGCGCGTGGCCACTGGCCTCGCTTACGTGCCACAGGGCCGCGAAATTTTCCCGCGCCTGACGGTTGAAGAGAACCTGCTGATCGGTGCGGCAAGCAAGCCCGCTCGCGAGGCCAAGCGCGGCATTCCGAGTCATATCTACGATCTGTTTCCGGTGCTGCGCGACATGAAGCAGCGACGCGGCGGCGATCTGTCGGGCGGTCAGCAACAGCAACTCGCCATCGGGCGGGCGCTCATGAGCGACCCGCAACTGCTGATTCTCGATGAACCGACCGAAGGCATTCAGCCGTCGATTATCAAGGACATCGGCGCAACGCTGCGCCGGCTGGTGGACGAGCGCGGCATGACGGTGTTGCTCGTCGAGCAGTATTACGACTTCGCCCTCGCGCTCGCCGATCACTATCGCGTGATGAGCCGGGGCGCCATCGTGGCCAGCGGTCTCGGCAAAGACATGGAAGCCGATGGCGTACGGCATATGGTGGCGGTCTGA
- a CDS encoding amino acid ABC transporter permease: MMEFTLWDMLRGLLMAGRWTLALSAIAFVCGGLVALVLLVIRVGRVQWAARAVALYIEVFQGTPLLMQLFLVFFGLPLLGLEVSPWVAAAVCLTLYTSAYLTEIWRGCVDAIPHGQWEASSSLAMRYGEQLRHVILPQALRIAIAPTVGFSVQVVKSTALASIIGFDELTKTGTMLTNATFQPFTVYGLVALFYFAACYPLSLWARHLERKLHVAH; the protein is encoded by the coding sequence ATGATGGAATTCACCCTCTGGGACATGTTGCGCGGCCTGCTGATGGCCGGGCGCTGGACCCTCGCGCTCTCGGCGATCGCCTTCGTCTGCGGCGGGCTCGTGGCGCTCGTGCTGCTGGTCATTCGCGTGGGCCGCGTGCAATGGGCGGCACGTGCCGTCGCGCTGTATATCGAAGTGTTTCAAGGCACGCCGCTGCTCATGCAGTTGTTTCTGGTCTTCTTCGGTCTGCCGTTGCTGGGTCTGGAAGTCTCGCCGTGGGTTGCCGCAGCCGTGTGTCTCACGCTGTACACCAGCGCCTATCTCACGGAGATCTGGCGGGGTTGCGTCGATGCGATTCCGCACGGGCAGTGGGAGGCTTCGTCGAGCCTCGCCATGCGTTACGGCGAGCAGTTGCGTCACGTGATTCTGCCGCAGGCGCTGCGCATCGCCATCGCGCCGACGGTCGGCTTCTCGGTGCAGGTGGTCAAGAGCACGGCGCTCGCCTCGATCATCGGTTTCGATGAGTTGACCAAGACCGGCACCATGCTCACCAATGCGACCTTCCAGCCGTTCACCGTCTATGGGCTGGTCGCTCTGTTCTACTTCGCTGCCTGCTATCCGCTGTCGTTATGGGCGCGTCATCTCGAAAGGAAACTCCATGTCGCTCATTGA
- the urtD gene encoding urea ABC transporter ATP-binding protein UrtD, whose protein sequence is MIPAIDAGQVAEAPHETSVSGDTTGMSHFVVPGEIDTSHGLILYLENISVSFDGFRALNDLSLAIHTDELRCIIGPNGAGKTTMMDVITGKTRPSAGRAFLGQTLDLTRLDEPAIAEAGVGRKFQKPTVFEQHSVWENLELAYAGEKGDKRWFRALWASLTPAIRRRIEEVLALTHLEHQAHVQAGQLSHGQKQRLEIGMLLMQQPQLLLLDEPAAGMTDEETAQLADLLNRLRGHCSMMVVEHDMAFVAALSGDSGLVTVMAEGRVLAEGTLDVVQRDERVIESYLGR, encoded by the coding sequence ATGATCCCCGCCATCGATGCCGGCCAAGTCGCCGAAGCGCCCCACGAGACATCGGTCAGTGGTGACACCACGGGCATGTCGCACTTCGTGGTGCCGGGCGAGATCGACACGTCGCACGGGCTGATTCTCTATCTCGAAAACATCTCCGTGTCGTTCGATGGTTTTCGTGCGCTCAACGACCTGTCGCTGGCGATTCACACCGACGAACTGCGCTGCATCATCGGCCCGAACGGCGCTGGCAAGACGACGATGATGGATGTCATCACCGGCAAGACGCGCCCCAGCGCCGGCCGCGCATTTCTCGGTCAGACGCTCGACCTCACGCGACTCGATGAGCCCGCCATCGCCGAGGCCGGCGTAGGGCGCAAGTTTCAAAAGCCGACGGTGTTCGAGCAGCACAGTGTCTGGGAAAACCTCGAACTCGCTTACGCGGGCGAGAAAGGCGACAAGCGCTGGTTCCGTGCGCTGTGGGCCTCGCTCACGCCCGCAATCCGCCGCCGTATCGAAGAAGTGCTCGCATTGACGCATCTCGAACATCAGGCGCATGTGCAGGCCGGGCAGTTGTCGCACGGACAGAAGCAGCGGTTGGAGATTGGCATGTTGCTCATGCAGCAGCCGCAGTTGCTCCTGCTCGACGAGCCCGCTGCCGGCATGACCGACGAAGAGACCGCGCAACTCGCCGACTTGCTCAACCGGCTGCGCGGGCACTGCTCGATGATGGTGGTCGAGCACGATATGGCGTTCGTCGCCGCACTCTCCGGTGACAGTGGACTCGTGACGGTGATGGCCGAGGGCCGTGTGCTTGCGGAAGGCACGCTCGACGTCGTGCAGCGCGACGAGCGCGTGATCGAATCGTATCTGGGACGCTGA
- the urtB gene encoding urea ABC transporter permease subunit UrtB — protein sequence MITIRRWTAATLVLLSLGAALMTPMAARAAVTDADVAALAGDDFDAKAQAIDHLAADASPQAVALLKALADDTAVTVGDTNPRIAIQDGDKYVDPITGAAVKADDAQSLTLNNVLRAKVGTAAAASALLSADHDARAQAIDTMLQNPSPAFKTLIEQARQKESDPVLKKRLDQLWAQSALHDASPAKRREAIDLIASAGDPQMRDLLLPIVAKQPDGSYAEPDANVRSAADIALTQLAAAQRRSEFFGTIFAGLSLGSVLLLAALGLAITYGLIGVINMAHGEFLMVGAYATYVVQTLFHRFAPGAFDFYLVAAVPAAFFVAAALGFVLERTVIKHLYGRPLETLLTTFGISLLLIQAVRTLFGAQNVEVVNPTWMSGGIAVLPNLILPYNRIVILVFALVVVALTWAVLNLTRLGLFIRAVTQNRSMAACVGVKTGRVDSYAFAFGAGIAGLGGCALSQIGNVGPDLGQSYIIDSFMAVVLGGVGQLAGTIVGAFGLGVANKVLEPMWGAVLAKIAVLILIVLFIQKRPQGMFALKGRSAEA from the coding sequence ATGATAACGATAAGACGCTGGACCGCTGCCACCCTTGTCCTGCTATCACTGGGTGCTGCGCTGATGACACCGATGGCCGCGCGTGCGGCTGTCACCGATGCCGATGTTGCCGCACTCGCAGGCGACGACTTCGACGCCAAGGCGCAGGCCATCGACCACCTCGCCGCAGACGCCTCGCCGCAAGCCGTTGCCTTGCTCAAGGCACTGGCCGACGACACGGCCGTGACCGTCGGCGACACGAACCCGCGCATTGCCATTCAAGACGGCGACAAGTACGTCGACCCGATCACGGGCGCGGCCGTCAAAGCCGACGATGCCCAGTCGCTCACGCTCAACAATGTGCTGCGCGCCAAAGTCGGCACAGCGGCGGCGGCCAGTGCCCTCCTCTCCGCCGACCACGATGCTCGCGCGCAGGCCATCGACACGATGTTGCAGAACCCGTCGCCCGCATTCAAGACATTGATCGAGCAGGCGCGCCAGAAGGAATCCGACCCGGTCCTGAAGAAACGGCTCGACCAGCTCTGGGCACAATCGGCACTGCACGATGCGTCGCCGGCCAAACGCCGTGAAGCCATCGACCTGATCGCCTCGGCAGGCGATCCGCAGATGCGCGACCTGCTGCTGCCCATCGTGGCAAAACAACCCGACGGCAGCTATGCAGAACCCGACGCCAACGTGCGCAGCGCCGCCGACATCGCCCTCACGCAACTCGCCGCTGCCCAGCGCCGCAGCGAGTTCTTCGGCACAATCTTCGCCGGGCTGTCGTTAGGCAGCGTGCTGTTACTCGCCGCGCTGGGACTTGCCATCACCTACGGTCTGATCGGCGTCATCAACATGGCGCACGGCGAATTTCTGATGGTCGGCGCGTATGCCACCTACGTCGTGCAGACGCTGTTCCATCGCTTTGCACCCGGCGCGTTCGACTTCTACCTCGTGGCCGCCGTGCCCGCTGCGTTTTTCGTAGCAGCGGCCCTCGGCTTCGTGCTTGAGCGCACCGTCATCAAACACTTGTACGGCCGCCCGCTCGAGACGCTGCTCACCACGTTCGGTATCAGCCTGTTGCTGATTCAGGCGGTGCGCACGCTCTTTGGCGCGCAAAACGTCGAAGTGGTGAACCCCACGTGGATGAGCGGTGGCATCGCCGTGCTGCCGAACCTGATCCTGCCGTACAACCGCATCGTGATTCTCGTGTTCGCACTGGTCGTCGTGGCACTCACGTGGGCCGTGCTCAACCTCACACGTCTGGGTCTGTTCATTCGCGCCGTCACGCAAAACCGGTCGATGGCCGCCTGCGTCGGCGTGAAGACGGGGCGCGTCGACAGCTATGCCTTCGCGTTCGGTGCGGGCATTGCGGGGCTGGGCGGCTGCGCTCTCTCGCAGATCGGCAACGTTGGCCCCGACCTCGGACAGAGCTACATCATCGACTCGTTCATGGCGGTGGTGCTGGGTGGCGTGGGTCAACTCGCGGGCACGATCGTCGGTGCGTTCGGTCTGGGCGTTGCCAACAAGGTGCTCGAACCGATGTGGGGTGCCGTGCTCGCGAAGATCGCCGTGCTGATTCTGATCGTGCTGTTCATCCAGAAACGCCCGCAGGGCATGTTCGCGCTCAAAGGGCGCAGCGCGGAGGCCTGA
- a CDS encoding urease accessory protein UreD: MLMNTPNPSIPGWHAALSLGFARTGERTVLATRRHQGPLVVQKSLHPEGPGICHAVIVHPPGGIAGGDSLDIDVRLEDRAHAVLTTPGATKWYKSQGRVGTQDIALTLGAGAKLDWLPLENIVFEQADAKQNIRVRLGENATVIGWDATLLGRQAAGEQWTQGQWRATFELRDAQDRLLWAEQAVLGADDAQRTGVTGLAGFPVFATLWAVGPACTREFAETLAADLPFQDDLRAGVTCLPGNVLVLRVLGHDMETVRQLMIRHWLALRPIVHGVPAEPLRLWAT; this comes from the coding sequence ATGCTCATGAACACCCCGAACCCATCCATCCCCGGCTGGCATGCCGCGCTCTCGCTCGGCTTCGCACGCACGGGCGAGCGCACCGTGCTCGCGACACGCCGTCATCAGGGCCCGCTCGTCGTGCAGAAATCGCTGCATCCCGAAGGCCCGGGCATTTGCCACGCCGTGATTGTGCATCCCCCCGGGGGTATCGCGGGCGGCGACAGTCTCGACATCGACGTCCGGCTTGAGGATCGCGCGCATGCTGTGCTGACCACGCCCGGTGCGACGAAGTGGTACAAGTCGCAAGGCCGCGTTGGCACGCAGGACATCGCGCTCACGCTCGGCGCGGGCGCAAAACTCGACTGGCTGCCGCTTGAGAACATCGTGTTCGAACAGGCCGATGCGAAGCAGAACATCCGCGTGCGTCTTGGCGAGAACGCCACTGTCATCGGTTGGGACGCGACGCTGCTCGGCCGTCAGGCAGCAGGCGAACAATGGACGCAAGGCCAGTGGCGCGCGACGTTCGAACTACGCGACGCGCAAGATCGCCTGCTCTGGGCCGAGCAGGCCGTACTCGGTGCCGACGATGCGCAACGCACGGGCGTGACCGGTCTCGCGGGCTTCCCGGTGTTCGCGACGCTATGGGCGGTTGGCCCGGCGTGCACACGCGAATTCGCCGAAACGCTCGCCGCAGACTTGCCGTTTCAGGATGATTTGCGCGCGGGGGTGACCTGCCTGCCGGGCAACGTGCTGGTATTGCGCGTGCTGGGTCACGACATGGAAACCGTGCGTCAGTTGATGATCCGGCACTGGCTGGCATTACGCCCGATCGTGCATGGCGTACCCGCCGAACCGCTGCGTCTTTGGGCAACCTGA
- a CDS encoding MFS transporter, with protein MTDAVAGRTAPPSDPDQSSEPAARRARQLGRRYAAVLAACQALYTAALSVDLTLTGLVGYVLASDKGYATLPFSLITVASAITTIFASMLIQRIGQRFGFALGAAFGTVGGLVSVMAIYQQHFAMFCAGTACVGVFQAFARYYRLAAADVVPVEDKPRAISIVLTGGVIAAVIGPALAAGSKDWLAPVTFAGSYLVVTLLSGISLLLLLGFLRDLPVHVATGTAGDAAALPARGLGEIMRQPIYMAALANNLIGFMVMMFVMTATPIAAVACGHSIDDGAHIIEWHLVGMYAPSFFSGHLVKRWGVVPVLFIGIGMSALCGVLALMSTSLPYFYAALAFLGVGWNFMFVGGTTLLTLSYRPAERARAQAANEFITFAGTALASLFAGQLLARFGWATINQATFPLLAIAALATLWYAVDARRRTVAATA; from the coding sequence ATGACCGATGCCGTTGCCGGGCGCACCGCGCCACCGTCCGATCCTGATCAAAGCAGCGAGCCCGCTGCACGCCGCGCCCGCCAACTGGGGCGTCGCTATGCCGCCGTGCTGGCGGCGTGTCAGGCGCTCTATACGGCGGCGCTATCCGTCGATCTCACCCTCACCGGGCTGGTCGGCTACGTGCTGGCGTCCGACAAGGGCTACGCCACGCTGCCGTTCTCGCTGATTACGGTGGCCTCGGCCATTACGACGATCTTCGCCTCGATGCTGATTCAACGTATCGGGCAGCGCTTCGGTTTCGCGTTGGGGGCGGCATTCGGCACGGTGGGCGGTCTGGTGTCGGTGATGGCGATCTACCAACAGCACTTCGCCATGTTCTGCGCAGGGACGGCCTGCGTGGGCGTGTTTCAGGCATTCGCCCGTTACTACCGGCTGGCAGCGGCCGACGTCGTGCCCGTCGAAGACAAGCCGCGGGCCATCTCTATCGTGCTGACCGGCGGTGTGATCGCTGCCGTGATCGGCCCGGCACTCGCTGCCGGTAGCAAGGACTGGCTGGCGCCCGTGACCTTCGCGGGGTCTTACCTCGTCGTCACGTTGTTGTCGGGCATCTCGTTGTTGCTGCTACTGGGTTTTTTGCGCGACTTGCCCGTCCATGTGGCGACCGGTACCGCAGGGGATGCCGCGGCATTGCCCGCGCGCGGACTCGGCGAGATCATGCGCCAGCCGATCTACATGGCGGCGCTCGCCAACAACCTGATCGGCTTCATGGTGATGATGTTCGTGATGACGGCCACGCCGATTGCGGCGGTCGCGTGCGGACACAGCATCGACGATGGGGCGCACATCATCGAGTGGCATTTGGTGGGGATGTACGCGCCGTCGTTCTTCTCCGGGCATCTGGTCAAACGATGGGGCGTGGTGCCGGTGCTGTTCATCGGTATCGGCATGAGCGCGCTGTGCGGCGTGCTGGCGCTGATGTCGACGAGCCTGCCGTATTTCTACGCCGCACTGGCGTTCCTCGGTGTGGGCTGGAACTTCATGTTCGTGGGGGGCACGACGTTGCTGACGTTGTCCTATCGCCCGGCCGAGCGGGCGCGTGCGCAGGCGGCCAATGAATTCATCACGTTTGCTGGTACAGCGCTCGCGAGCCTGTTTGCCGGGCAACTGCTGGCGCGCTTCGGGTGGGCCACGATCAATCAGGCGACGTTCCCGTTGCTCGCCATCGCAGCGCTTGCGACGCTCTGGTACGCCGTCGATGCGCGACGCCGGACCGTGGCGGCGACGGCTTGA
- a CDS encoding amino acid ABC transporter ATP-binding protein: MSLIEVRGMQKRFGENPVLRGIDMSVERGQVVSIIGKSGSGKSTLLRTLNGLENFDAGSVAVDGVLVGARDTDLRALRLKVGMVFQQYNLFPHLSAGENVMLAQKVVKKTASGDAREVARAMLAKVGLADKFDSYPSQLSGGQQQRVAIARSLAMSPAVLLCDEITSALDPELVAEVLKVLEDLAAEGMTLILVTHEMRFARHVSDRVVFMHQGKIWESGEPEALFTRPTTPELQRFICQ, from the coding sequence ATGTCGCTCATTGAAGTCAGGGGCATGCAAAAGCGCTTCGGCGAAAACCCCGTGCTGAGGGGGATCGACATGAGCGTCGAGCGCGGTCAGGTCGTGTCGATCATCGGCAAGAGCGGCTCGGGAAAAAGCACGCTGCTGCGCACGCTTAACGGTCTGGAGAACTTCGACGCCGGCAGCGTAGCGGTCGACGGCGTGCTCGTCGGCGCACGCGACACCGATCTGCGCGCCCTGCGCCTGAAGGTCGGCATGGTGTTCCAGCAGTACAACCTGTTCCCGCATCTGTCGGCTGGCGAGAACGTGATGCTCGCGCAAAAGGTCGTGAAGAAGACCGCGTCCGGCGATGCCCGTGAAGTCGCCCGCGCCATGCTCGCCAAGGTCGGGCTCGCCGACAAGTTCGACAGCTATCCGTCGCAACTCTCGGGCGGTCAGCAGCAGCGCGTGGCGATTGCGCGTTCGCTCGCCATGTCGCCCGCAGTGCTGCTGTGCGATGAAATTACGTCGGCGCTCGACCCAGAGCTGGTCGCCGAAGTGCTGAAGGTGCTGGAAGATCTGGCGGCAGAAGGCATGACGCTGATTCTGGTCACGCACGAGATGCGCTTTGCGCGCCACGTGTCGGATCGGGTGGTGTTCATGCATCAGGGCAAGATCTGGGAATCGGGCGAACCCGAGGCGCTGTTCACCCGC
- a CDS encoding amino acid ABC transporter permease, with amino-acid sequence MHYVLDFADLRQYLMLFVKGAALTVALTAVSTVVGVVIGALCAVAREEGSRWAKAIAGLYVELIRNTPFIVQLFFIFFGLPSLGIHIDETTAAVIAMSVNLGAYATEIIRAGMRAVPRGLSEAGQSLAMTRAQILRHVILPQAFAKVFPALASQIVIVMLGSAVVSQISVPDLSYAANFVQSRTFRAFESYLIVTGVYLVLAIALRRVLMRCARRLFRGTVKGGAR; translated from the coding sequence ATGCACTACGTTCTCGATTTTGCCGATCTGCGGCAATACCTGATGCTGTTCGTAAAAGGCGCCGCGCTGACGGTGGCGCTCACTGCTGTGTCTACGGTAGTGGGTGTCGTCATCGGCGCGCTGTGCGCCGTCGCGCGCGAGGAGGGCTCGCGCTGGGCCAAGGCCATCGCCGGGCTCTACGTCGAGCTGATTCGCAACACGCCCTTCATCGTGCAGCTCTTCTTCATCTTCTTCGGGCTGCCGAGTCTGGGCATTCATATTGACGAGACCACGGCGGCCGTCATCGCCATGAGCGTGAACCTCGGCGCCTACGCGACCGAGATCATTCGTGCGGGTATGCGCGCGGTGCCACGCGGGCTGTCGGAAGCCGGGCAATCGCTGGCGATGACGCGCGCGCAGATTCTGCGTCACGTGATTCTTCCGCAGGCATTTGCGAAGGTGTTCCCTGCACTCGCCAGTCAGATCGTCATCGTCATGCTGGGCTCCGCAGTGGTATCGCAAATCTCGGTGCCCGATCTCTCTTACGCGGCCAACTTCGTCCAGTCGCGCACGTTCCGCGCATTTGAAAGCTATCTGATCGTCACGGGCGTGTATCTCGTGCTGGCCATCGCGCTTCGCCGTGTGCTGATGCGCTGCGCACGGCGTCTGTTTCGCGGCACGGTCAAAGGGGGTGCGCGATGA
- a CDS encoding transporter substrate-binding domain-containing protein, which yields MLSMSAIAALAVAMPRAAHADGLDDITKRGTLRVAVPADFPPFGSIGPDMKPVGYDIDTAALLAKGMGVKLELVPVTSANRVPYLTTNKADLVISSLGKNADREKVIDFSEAYAPFYNGVFGPKDIAVAKPADLSGKTIGVTRGAVEDLELSKVAPPDVTIKRFEDNNGTISAFLSGQVQLVATGNVVAAAILAKHPPKLPEPKFLIKNSPCFVGLNKNEPRLLAKVNDILTASKKDGSLGKISQKWLGAPLPADL from the coding sequence ATGCTCTCGATGAGCGCCATCGCCGCGCTCGCTGTCGCCATGCCGCGCGCGGCCCATGCCGACGGCTTGGACGACATCACCAAGCGCGGGACGCTGCGTGTCGCCGTGCCCGCCGACTTCCCGCCGTTCGGCTCGATCGGCCCGGACATGAAGCCGGTCGGTTATGACATCGACACCGCCGCGCTGCTCGCCAAGGGCATGGGCGTGAAGCTCGAACTCGTGCCGGTGACCAGCGCCAACCGCGTGCCGTACCTCACCACGAACAAAGCCGATCTGGTGATCTCCAGCCTCGGCAAGAACGCCGATCGCGAGAAAGTCATCGACTTCTCGGAAGCCTATGCCCCGTTTTACAACGGCGTGTTCGGTCCGAAAGACATCGCCGTTGCCAAGCCCGCCGATCTCTCGGGCAAGACCATCGGCGTGACGCGTGGCGCGGTGGAAGACCTTGAACTCTCCAAGGTCGCGCCGCCCGATGTGACCATCAAGCGCTTCGAAGACAACAACGGCACGATCTCGGCATTCCTGTCGGGTCAGGTGCAACTGGTGGCCACCGGCAACGTGGTCGCCGCCGCCATTCTCGCCAAGCACCCGCCGAAGCTGCCGGAACCGAAGTTCCTCATCAAGAACTCGCCCTGCTTTGTCGGCCTGAACAAGAACGAGCCGCGCCTGCTCGCGAAGGTCAACGACATCCTGACGGCCTCGAAGAAGGACGGCTCGCTGGGCAAGATCTCGCAGAAGTGGCTCGGCGCCCCGCTGCCTGCCGACCTGTAA
- the urtA gene encoding urea ABC transporter substrate-binding protein: MAPNLFAQSKQPIKVGILHSLSGTMAISETSLKDVALMTIADINAKGGVMGRPLEAVVVDPASNWPLFAEKARQLLTKDKVSAVFGCWTSVSRKSVLPVFEELNGLLYYPVQYEGEEMSKNVFYTGAAPNQQAIPAVEYVMSKEGGGAKRFFLLGTDYVYPRTTNKILRAFLHSKGVDDKDIQEVYTPFGHSDYQTIVANIKQFAQGGKTTVISTINGDSNVPFYKELGNQGLKATDVPVVAFSVGEEELRGIDTKPLVGHLAAWNYFMTVKNPTNDAFKKEWFAYVKAKGLPGGDKRVTNDPMEATFVGMHMWKQAVEKAGSVDVDKVRTAMIGQTFKSPDGFDMAMDGNHHLHKPVMIGEIRPDGQFNVVWKTKAPIRAQPWSPFIAGNEGKPDKV, translated from the coding sequence ATGGCGCCCAACTTGTTCGCGCAGAGCAAGCAGCCCATCAAGGTCGGCATCCTGCACTCGCTCTCGGGCACGATGGCCATCTCGGAGACGTCGCTCAAGGATGTCGCGCTCATGACCATTGCCGACATCAACGCCAAGGGCGGCGTGATGGGCCGCCCGCTCGAAGCCGTGGTGGTCGATCCGGCCTCGAACTGGCCGCTCTTCGCGGAAAAGGCCCGCCAGTTGCTCACGAAGGACAAAGTCTCCGCCGTGTTCGGCTGCTGGACGTCGGTCTCGCGCAAGTCGGTGCTCCCGGTCTTCGAAGAACTCAACGGGTTGCTCTATTACCCGGTGCAGTACGAAGGCGAAGAGATGTCGAAGAACGTCTTCTACACGGGTGCCGCGCCGAATCAGCAGGCCATCCCCGCCGTGGAATACGTCATGAGCAAGGAAGGCGGCGGCGCCAAGCGCTTCTTCCTGCTCGGCACCGACTACGTCTACCCCCGCACGACGAACAAGATCCTGCGCGCCTTCCTGCATTCGAAGGGCGTGGACGACAAAGACATTCAAGAGGTCTACACGCCGTTCGGTCACAGCGACTATCAGACCATCGTCGCGAACATCAAACAGTTTGCCCAAGGCGGCAAGACCACGGTCATCTCGACCATCAACGGCGACTCGAACGTGCCGTTCTACAAGGAACTCGGCAATCAAGGCCTGAAGGCCACTGACGTACCGGTCGTCGCCTTCTCGGTGGGTGAAGAAGAGCTGCGCGGCATCGATACCAAGCCGCTCGTGGGTCATCTGGCCGCGTGGAATTACTTCATGACGGTGAAGAACCCGACCAACGACGCGTTCAAGAAGGAATGGTTTGCCTACGTCAAGGCGAAGGGCCTGCCGGGCGGCGACAAGCGCGTGACCAACGACCCGATGGAAGCCACCTTCGTGGGTATGCACATGTGGAAGCAGGCGGTCGAGAAGGCCGGCAGCGTCGATGTGGACAAGGTCCGCACGGCCATGATCGGCCAGACCTTCAAGTCGCCCGACGGCTTCGACATGGCGATGGACGGCAACCACCATCTGCACAAGCCCGTGATGATCGGCGAAATCCGTCCGGACGGTCAGTTCAACGTGGTGTGGAAGACCAAAGCACCGATTCGCGCCCAGCCGTGGAGCCCGTTCATCGCGGGGAACGAAGGCAAGCCCGATAAGGTTTGA